The sequence below is a genomic window from Canis aureus isolate CA01 chromosome 26, VMU_Caureus_v.1.0, whole genome shotgun sequence.
aaaagatttaattcatttgagagagagtatgagagagagagagcacaagtggggtgactgagtcacccaggtgccccaaagagatttttttttaagattttatttatttattcatgagagacacagagagagagaggcagagacacaggcagagggagaagcaggctccctgcagggagccccatgtgggactggatcctgggactctaggatcacgccctgggcccaaggcaggtgctaaaccactgagccacccaggatgcccacCAAAAAGAGTTTTACTGCATGTAAGTTATGCCTTAAAAAACCTGATtcccctcaaaaaagaaaaaaaaaaaaggaaaaaagaggcaacACAAAACTATAGTACCATCCAAATACAAGGTTTCATCCATCAGACATTATCTGTAATGCTTTTCATAGAAATTCTGAATTATCTTTGTGAAAtataacaaatgcaaaaaaaaaatgcaatccaGAAAAGACTAAATATGCTTTAGTTAAAAgatatctgttaaaaaaaaaaaaggggggggatccctgggtggcgcagcggtttggcgcctgcctttggcccagggcacgatcctggagacccgggatcgaatcccacgtcgggctcccggtacatggagcctgcttctccctctgcctgtgtctctgcctctctctctctctctctgtgtgactatcataaataaataaaaattttaaaaatattaaaaaaaggaagatatcTATTGTTGGGTTATCTGCCCTTTGGAAAGGCCATTTCTACACTCTAGCAAATGTTCCTGTGTGAGGCAGCTGCTCCCACTGTGGAGCAGCTGACCACTTGGACTGTTTGGGGATTTTCCTGGTCATCACcagtttggttttgttgttgttgtttaaatcaccagaataaaaagaaactctGTCAGATCCAAGttgtaaatatttcttctacCCCAGGACAGTCCTTTTTCCTCCAGGGAAAGAACACAAGTATTTCTGGTTGATCTTCTCTTGGTCTGACCATTGCCATCTTAATGAACACTGTGctccaaaagcaaataaaatacaaaataagaatgaCCTGCAGCCAAAAACTAGGCTAACAGACAGATTTCGAGGCTGAATAGGAACAAGAGTGAATCGATGCGAAGATGAAGTGCTCATGCTAAGGAAGACCCTGCTCAAATCCCCCAGCATTGCAGCAAAATCCCTACCTAACCATCTAAAGGCCCTGATCAATACCCGTGATTCAATAGATTATATTTGTGACAAGATTCCAATACAATAAAAGTGACTGGAGGGGTTCCTGGAGTTCATAATGAAATCTGAACCAGTGCAAATGGGAGTGAGGATATACTCTCTTTTTGCACAGAAATAGAGGTGCTGAAAAGATAAAGTGTCAGTTATCTGTGCACGCAGTTTATCGCCCCACTCCCACAGGAACAGAGCTCTGGCACAAGAGCGTTTGTGGAATCACAGACCAAAGAACTCAGCTGCTGGTGGAAGATGGCTTTTGGAAGATGGGTGCTCAGAGTGGCTGGCTGCCTTATACTCAAGATTTACCTGTATGATCTCTGTTAAAACTAACCAATGATCAAACTGACTTCCCCAGATGTACTCTAAAGCTAGGTAGATGCGTTAACAGTCCTGCCATGGAGGATCTACACACGgcctcatttcatttcattggtcaacaggaccagtgaccaggtgggggtggggagtagtGGAGCTTATTGATGCCAAGTGTTAGGGTTACTGAGCTGAAAAACAAATCTTATCAAGAAGCTCACAGCCTATGGGGGAAGGGAATCCTGGaaagaaataatgacaatttGATAATGAATAGCTCACTTAGTTGAGCAGGCATCCGGATCTGCCCAATAGCCCTGTGAGGCAAGAAATAtacccatttcacaaatgaggaaacttaaGTTCTGAGAGGTCAGGAACTTGCCTGGGGTCACACAGTTGGAAATCAGAGGAGGCAGGACTAGAACCCAGCATTTTGACTCCAGAGCCTCACTCTCGGGTTCTGTAGCAGATGTATTAATTGAGGCCAGATCTCCTTATCATGGCCTGGAGATGTCAGGGGAGGCCCTCAGAAGTGCTCTGgatgctacattttttttttttttttttttaagattttatttatgggcagccctggtggctcagcggtttagcgccgccttcagcctggggtatgatcctggagatccaggattgagtcccatgtcaggctccctgcatggagcctccttctccctctgcctgtgtctctcatgaataaatagaatcttaaaaaaataaaaaaagattttatttatttattcatgatagacacacacacacacagaggcagagggaggtttGAGCTTTACCCTAGATATCATGCAGAGTTATGAGCATTTGGATCTGTCTGCTCACATGAGACTTGCCCATAAGAATGCTCCCACAGGAAACAGGTCAGATTGCAGAAGCTATGAGGTTGAAGATGGGTGGGGCCATCAGGAAGCCACTGTTGTGACCCAGGCGGGGCTGGAAGGCCTGAATTGGGCAGGGAAAGGAGCTCTTTCATCAGAATCTGTCtagtggggacgcctgggtggctcagtggttgagcatctgcctttggctcagggcatgatcccggaattctgggatcgggatagagtcccacatcgggctccctgcttctccctctgcctatgtctctgcctctctctttctgtgtgtctctcatgaataaataaataaaatcttaaaaaaacaaaaacaatgcacCTTTTGAGCCATGGGCATGTATTATCtattcaaaagttttaaaaattcctgaggaggagggaagaggtaAGAGGAGTAGAAATCACATGCTAGGTGGGGGCCTAAAGTCATAGGAACACGAAGCATTCATATGCTATGCTTttcatgacttttttaaaaatttttttttatttttatttttttgaatttttttgaagacttttttttaaagattatttatttatttatttgttcattcattcattcattcattcattcattcattcattcgaggcacacagagaaggcagagacacaggcagagggagaagcaggctccatgcagggagcctgacatgggactcaatcccaggtctccaggatccagccctgggctgaaggcagcgctaaaccgctgagccaccagggctgcccttttcaTGATGTTTTAACCTGAATCTGCCCTGAACTGCTCTTGCAAGTTCTATCTTTGGACCACAGCTAATTTCACTCAAAACTCAGGGCCTTCACCAAAACCAGGAAAATAATTGTTGGAAGATTAGAGGACTAGCACTTTGCAAAGGGATGACTCTTTCATGCACTGAGACAACTGGATTCAGACCTTTTCTTTAGAACCTTTTTTATTCATCATCTGACCAACAGAGAAGGTCAGCCTGAACCCAAACAAGTGAAAATAGCCTCATTACAACACAACACAGGGCACAACCCAAAATGAGAAGAGGTTGGCCTCAGTTCTTTTCAGAACAGAGGAAGCAAGTATTTATACACAGGTGCCCCATTAAAAGCTGATTAGCaatgcaccaccaccaccaccaccaccaccacaaacgCAGAGGGCGTAGAAAAATCGCTGGGGGCTCCCCACGTGTGTCAGCCATAAATAAGTCTTTCCCTTTTTGAGGGGAGGGTGATCAGCGTGCATCTTGAGTGATGGCACCATCTGTTTACTCTGAAATTTTGATGGGGAGGTAACCTCTGAATTTCCTCCCCTGAATTTGAGATGCAACAACAGCCTGTCTGAATAGCTAAGAAGCATCCTGGGAGATAGGTGGTGGAGGTTCCCCTAAACAAAGAATTCACAGAGTAATTGTGTGGGGCTCCTTAAGTACTTAATCCTGTTGTTTTCCAGAAACCTTTGCACCTGGGCTCCCAAGAAGCAAGCAGGCCCCATATCAGCACCCCACAGGCCTGTGAGTGAGGCGCCTCTCTGAGGAGCCACCATGGAAGagaagggagcagggaaggggccagGAATCAGCTCAAACACTCCATGCTGGTTTTGACTCGCTCCATCTCGTGCAGGAAGCTGTAGAACTGAGGCAAGGTTAATTCTGGGGAGAGAAAATTCAGCTTCAGGTAAATGTTTCCAACTCCACAGAATCATCCAAGAAAATGAATTTCcacccagagattttttttttttcttttttgacttcgTACATCTAAGCAGCTCTTGATGGGTAATTGACCATAATAAAGAACTGAAAGCCTTGAACATAGAAAGGTTCTCGGCTCCATACAAAAgcggaaaatttaaaaatggcataaCTCCACAGCACAAAGACATGAAAGGGCATTATTCAGGATGTTCAGCACGACTTTTGCAGCAAGAGCTGCTTGCTCTTCAGTCTTCGTCATCCCTTCTCCCTGAGCTTTCCGTTTTCAAAGAGGCTCTTCAACTGTGGGGTCTCTAGCCTGCTGATGGCTTATTATTTATGAGAGGAGAGGCAGTGGAATGGCTACTCCACAGCTCAGGTATGACttatttcccagaaaaaaatgatttgtggTGCTTCACAAGCCCACTGACTAAAGAGAACATGGAAAAAGTGAAAAGGTTCCAGTGGGAATTCAGACTCACCTATGTACAAATTTTCAGTTTGATTTCCTTTCTTAACCACCAACtttaactgattaaaaaaaacaaaggaaataaaaaaatttaattaaaatgatgaCAACTGGGCAAAGAAATTCTCAAAATCCTTTCACTTAAACATCAAAGCATCCAGCTTCTGACTTGAGATTCaaacaggagggatccctgggtggctcagtggttttagcacctgcctttggcccagggcgtggtcctggaattggaggatggagtcccacatggggctctctgcatggagcctgcttctctctctgcctctctctatgtctctcatgaataaataaataaaatcttacatatacacacacacaaataggtTTTTTGGTTCTGGATCCACAATCACCAAAACTTCTAACTATCTGCATGATTACAGAACAATCTAGCTTTTAAGAACAatatcagggggatccctgggtggctcagcagtttggcacctgccctaggcccagggcgtggtcctggaaacccgcgatccagtcccacatagggctccctgcatggagcctgcttctccctctgcctgtgtctctgcctctctctctctgtgtttctcatgaataaataaataaaatcttaaaaaaaaaaaaaagaacaatatcaGGATCCTATTAAACTGAGAGCAGGTGTGTTAGTGACCACATTTTTGGCTGACAACACTGCTCTGAGATACACAAGGCATTTCAGTGAACATCCACTAAATTGGGTATTCAAAAAAATCCAATGttgatttaataatttttaaccaAGTCAAAACTCTACCCATTTTCACAGATCAGGAGACTTACTTGTAAAAAAATACTTCCCACTTTCTCCAGTTCACTGCTTCCGGATGTCACTGtgacacaaaagagaaaaggggcGGGTTGACAATGGACCTATTCTGAACACCCCAATCTTGCAGGCTGTCCAGCAGAAGCCATGTAGAGATGAGTATGAGGACAGCAAAACATGCTCTTCAGGAAGTCAACTTACAGGGAGCCTTAGATAGAAATGAGCTGCCAAATGCCAGCGGCAATACAGAGAGGCAGCAGTTGTTGGTCCCAACAGCCTGTGAGGACTCAGGACATGTCCTCCCTATGGAAACTATGCAACATGTCCTCCCTATGGAAAGCCTCTGCAATCCCACCCTATCTCCCAAATGACCCAGGACTGGCTCTAACTAGTTACCTCCAAATTTCCACTCCATATCTATAAGCTGGTTAATCATCAGAGTCTGTCCTATGGCCCATCGAGCAAGGGTTGGGGCATTCTGCTTCcactgaaacaaaagcaaaaagccaAAGTCATAACAATGGGGGAAATACCCCCTCTTCATTCTGCCCCCAACACAGCAATGTTCAGTATTTATACAGACAAGGGGAAGAATGCACAGCTGAGCGCTTGGCCTATATGTACAGATCTGGGGGATGAGGGCTGTAAAGAGGGGTAGAAGATGATATCAACGTTTTCTTTCATTCCAAGATTTAGTCCCAGGTTGGGACAAAAACTGTGTGGTGATTAAAGTCCATCAAATCAGAGGCAAAAACTCAAAGATGCACTAAATAGTGCAATTTAAATGCTGTATGTATGTCATTTGCATGAAAGCTATTAAGCTGGGGAAATGACATAGAATTATTGATGGTTTTCCTTAGTCGgcattctcatttgtttcttttcatgaaataaaagcaaacaatctTAACCTTGATTAAGAGGAATTATGATACCTTTTCAGAAAAGTAAGTGGCTTTCTCCTCACTAAGACCTGTAAGAGAACAAAAAGAGactttaacataataaaaaagtTGCCAGGCCTGTCACCCCGAGCAACCTTGGTGATGACCTACCAAGAGTTATGAAATCAGCCCGGACCTGATCAGCTGTGAGACTCTTCTTCAAGGCACCTGGGAAACAGGGGAGTAATCAGTTAAAAAGGCAGTATCAGTTAATCAACTGGCAGTAAGTATCAATAGACACAACTGATATGACAGAGAGGGCAAAGGGGATGATACACAAAAGACTTGGCTAGCTCCAGGAAAAATCTCAATCCAGCTATGGAGAAAAGGCCCATAGGGAACAACTGGAGAATGGGACAGCATGCTTTATTTATTGTACAACACAAGTGTTTACCCTTCCAGAAAggatgaaagaagtcagagagcaGAAAGGACTTTATGGACTTGGGGTTGGGGGTACCTGATGTGAGAAAAGAATAAGGCCACGGATTCCTGGAGCAGAGTGGGGGAGCTCAATGTCAGGCTGGGCATAAGGGCAACAGCTTGGAGCTGCACTGGGCAATACATAACCACTTAAGAGGTGTggttatttaaactttatttttctcctggcACTCCcttatatatatctatctatatattttttaagattttatttatttattcatgagagatacgggggggggcggggggggcagagatcaggcagagggagaaacaagctctatgcaggaggcctgatgtgggacttgatcctgggaccccaggatcacaccccgggccgaaggcaggggttaaaccgctgagccacccaggctgcccactcccttatattttaattcattaaaatcaaacaaaatttgggccacctgggtggctcagtggttatgagtctgccttcagctcagagctaatcccaggatctgggattgagtcccacatcgggctccttgcagggagcctgcctctccctctgcctgcatctctgcctccctctgtgtctctcattaataaataaataaaatataaaaaaaaaatcaaacaaaatttaaaattctgttcctcAGTGGCACCGTTTCAAGTCGATAGCCCCATGGGTCCACTGGCCAGGGTACTGGATCAGAGACCACCTCCACCATTTAGATAGTTCTATTGGACAGCGGTGCCAGAGAATCAGCTTTCAGGAAGTAAATGAAGGATGCTAACAGTTGGCCTCTACAATTCACAAGTCACTTCCAGAGGAGTCTAGTAAAGCTTCCCCTTGCAAGCCCCAAGAGCACACCCCGTGGGGGCTGCTTTGTTCTGTTTCCCTGAGGTCCAATTCCTGAAAACAAAGTGTTGCCAGCAATCTGGGCTTTTCAACATTTAACATCAGGCTACAGCCCAGAATCACAATTTGGCAAGTGCTTTAAAATTTTCCACTTCTTAGTCTTCCAGAAGATGACTAATTAAAGAATAAGGAGACCTTTACCACCATCCAGGGAGGGCCCTGGAGTAATATGCTAAAGACCaactccccaccccagctcactCCTGAAAAACAATCCTAAAGGCTGGCTGTCCCCTGCAAAATAAACCATGTCAACAAAGGGAGGAAATCTTTTATCGCCAAAATCAGACTGAGCAAGGAAGCcatagggaaataaaaaaaaggcaagacaCCAGGAAACCTTGGCCATGAAGGCCCTCCAAGAGCCACTTCCTAGCCAATTCAATTAATTCATAACTACCACATTTACATCTAGCTCAAATCTGATATTTTGCTTGATGATCCCAAAATACTCTGAAGTGGGGATTACTATTGAAACCTTTAATTTACCAGGAAACTAAAGATCAGAAAGATTAAGCTTTTGGGGAGAGAATATGGCAAAGCCACATAGTCAACAACTGCACTGCCAAAAGTCACCCAACAGATATGCTCCCAAGAGCACACTGAAATATCCATAGGAAGCTTTTTAGCAATGTCGGTACTAAAGATAAAATGTCAGGTACAGTGCACTGGTTTGGTGCATCCACACAACAGCCTGGGTGCCAAGGTGATTTTGTTAAAACTTAAGTCAGACCATGCATGTCTCTGCCCTGCTCAAAACCTTCTAATAGCTTCAGCTTCACTCACAATAATATCCAAAGCTCTTATAATGCCCTGCAGGAACTGGCCGCCTCTAGAACCCCTAAACTCTTCTCTGTCTTGCTTACTTGGCTTTTCCTATATGCCAGGCAGGTTCCTATCTCCTGATATTTGCCCTTCCAATTCCCTCTGCTAGGGACACTCTTCCTCAAATCTGCATGTGGCCTTCATATCATTCCAGCCTCTCCTTGAATCTTGCCTCGAAAAGGAACCCTGGCTACCCTATTTCAAGTGGAGTTGCTCTTCACTGGCACCCTTCTACTGCTGTATTTTTCTGCAATGCATTTTTAACCATCCAACTTcatgttatgtatttattgttgatttttccaCTAGAATATCAGTTTTATGAGAATAAGGACTTGGTCTGTTTTGCCCATTGTTGTTCCCaagccatattttatttattgttttaaagatttatttattcatgagagacacagagagagagaagcagagacacaggcagagggagaagcaggctccatgcagaagcccgatgtgggactcgatccagagaccgagggatcatgacctgagccaaaggcagacacttaactgctgagccacttaggcatccccCCAAAGccgtatatttttttatttttatttttttaaaatattttatttatttattaatgagacacacacacacagagagagagagagagagagagagagaggggcagggacacaggcagagggagaagcaggctccatgcagggagcccgatgtgggactcgatcccgggtctccaggatcacaccctgggctgaaggcggcgctaaaccccttagccacccgggctacccccaAAGccgtattttaaaaatatatttacatcatGCTAGGCTTCAAGCCCTTAATTTATTaatcttcccttctttttattaagatataactgggatgcctgggtggcttagcagttgagcgtctgccttcggctcaaggtgtgatcccaggtccagagatcgagtcccatatcgggctccctgtgaggagccacttctccctctatgtctaactctctgtgtctctcatgaataaataaataaaatcttaaaaaaaaataaagatataattgacatatggatgcctgggtagctcagttggttgggcagctcaggtcatgatctccaggtcctgggattgagccctctgGCTCTACACTTAGTGGGGCATCGGTTTCAGATCctctctcgccctctgcccctcccccgcttaTGAGCACCCATAACATTGTgcaagtttaaggtgtacaatatgttgatttgatacatttatatcttttttttttaagatttaatttatttattcatgagaatacacagagaggagagagaggagagaggcagagacacaggcagagggagaaacaggcaccatgtaggaagcccgacatgggattcgatcctgggtctcagaatcaggccccaggctgtaggcggcgtTAAACCCgatgagccaccagggctgccctgatacATTTATATCTGACAATTGATTGACATTGTAGCACTAGCTAATACGTCTATCACAtgacataattatcatttctttctgtgTTAGAACCTTTAAGATCTAAGCTCTTAGCAATTCTGAAGTTTACATATACTGCATTGTTAACTATAGCTCTTCTTTTTTAGCTTTCTGTTTTGGTGattcctttgtccttttttttttttttttttttgattcctttGTCCTAAGTACAAGATAGGCCTGAAGCCTTGACTCTATGTCAGACAGAAAGAGAACTGTAAATCCAGGGCTGGAGTCCCTAGAATATGCCACTTAGGGAAATTTGAGGATGTCCTTCTTTAAACACGGATAAGCATCTGACAAGGTTTATAAAGTCCTTGAGCACTAACTCTCACTGAACAGTTGCCTTAGGCAAACCCTTATTGCCATCAAATAGTATGGGGAACAACACAAAGGTGTATGTCCAGGGTGAGGGTTTTACTTTTGCCAGAAAAGTTGGAAAATTAGCATATTGTTTTTCCAGCCAAAAAATCTTATCTTCTAGCCAAAGCTTCATCAGTGTTATAAGGGAAACCCAAGGAACATAACTAAGCATTGGTTAAAACTCCAGGAAAAGAAAGCAGGTGGTTGAGAGGGTAAGCCACATTCAGTCAGCGATCACTGACCCTGAAGGCTGCCCTGCTGGATCCACTCCTCTGAGGCTCATGTAAAGATAGAAGTCACAGTCACTGGACATGCATTTACTGAGGACCTGCTAGGTGCCAGCACGATGCTTGATGCTGGGAAACATCAATGAACACACAACAATGTCTGCCCTCATGAGGCTTACATTCTATTCGAGAAGCAAAAGACCACACCAAGCAGGTAACAAGGAAGGGAGCCATATGGAGAATGACTGAAAAGCtccacagagagaagagagtgggGTGAGGCTGGGAATCCTAGGGAACTCAGTTCAACAGCTGATTAAATACCATTTGTGACTACTGTTCAGTTCTGATTACTCTGTTTTTGCCCAGCCAGAAAGAACTTCTttgggagaggagaaggggagtTAGCAGCTTTTCTTAAAGAACAATCAGTTACTGAGGACCTACAGGGGCCAGATATCTTgttaagtattaaaataaaaccaggctttcagccattagaaacgacaaatacccaccatttgcttcaacgtggatggaactggagggtattatgctgagtgaagtaagtcaatcggagaaggacaaacattgtatgttctcattcatttggggaatataaataatagtgaaagggaatataagggaagggagaagaaatgtgtgggaaatatcaggaagggagacagaacataaagactcctaactctgggaaaagaactaggggtggtggaaggggaggagagcggggggtgggggtgaatgggtgacgggcactgaggggggcacttgacgggatgagcactgggtgttattctgtatgctggtaaattgaacaccaataaaaaataaatttattataaaaaaataaaaataaaaaataaataaaaccaggctTAAATAGTAGCCCTACAGTCAAGTTATCTGCAATCTAGGAATTATCTGTATCTAGCAAACAATCATAGTATTAGCAGCAGTGTACTGCTCACTGAAGTATTTCACATTCAATATCTTTCTCTATTCTTATAATGATGTATGAACTCCTGTTCAGTAACTTGGCTCTAAGATCTCAAAGCTGTTAAGTAGCCATGGTGACAAGTATGCAAACAAGGCCATCCAGCAACCAAATGCAATGTGAGGGCCCTCCCTGGATCCTGATGAGAGCAACCAGCTATAGACAAACAAAATGCATGAGACAATGGGGACATGTGAACactgcatattttaattttagatatgATAATGGCATTGTGGTTTGATAAGGGGGAAAAAGGGCCTTTATCTTTCAGAGATAATGACTAGGTattcagaaatgaaatgaatgacctctgagatttgctttaaaataatccagtttgggacgcctgggtggctcagcagttgagcatctgccttcggctcagggcgtgatcccaggatcctgggatgatcgagtccacattgggctcctcgcaaggagcctgccttctccctctgcctgtgtttctgcctctctctgtgtctctcatgaataaataaataaaatattaaaaaataaataaataaacttaaataaaataatccagtttGGACACCAGTGAAAAGTGGGAGAGGTATAGATGAAACAATCTGTCTATGGGTTAACAAATGAAGTCATGTGTTTTTAAGAATTACATActaaatagtgaaagaaaaacattaaaaaacaaaaacaagttactGGGCTCTACGCCAACCAAGAGAGGTACTGGTCCCAGCTTTTCCACTAAGATCCTAAGCAAGTCACTTCCCTCTCTAGGGCTCTGTCTCTATCGGTAAGACAAAGATTAGACTAGGTCAGAACTTACAAAAAGCTTTTACCTGATCCTCTCCctgaaaaaggaggaggaggtggggaaaaaggagggggaagaggaggagaaggaggacaaggaagaggagaaggagaagggttTCATGGTTAACTGTTTCTCAGATACTAGATAAGCAGGTCTTTATTGCGGCACTTTACAGAGCCTGAGATATGCTAATAAGTATGTCTCTCCAAGATTCCAAagctggggagagagaaggggcagtaTTTCTTGCTTCTGGTTGACCACAGAAGCCTTTCCTGGATAAAAACACCAATTTGAGGACAACTGATCTGAAGGGATGAGGCTCCTCCAGCTCTAACAAACTGTACTTCTACAAGGAGGTCTTCTGGCAAGGCAAGTCCAGGATGAGGGACAAGGAAGTGGGTGAAGACCTGGAGGTCTTTACATTTCAGATGAGATTGGGAAAGGCTTGAATGCCACACTGAGGATTATGGACCTCACCATGCAGAGTAAATAGTTATTAAGTGCATCATGATGCTAGCTGTGCTGTAGAAGTGTACTCCAGGCCAGGCTGTAACCAGGGATGGAAGAGTAAaggtggaggggcacctgggtgcctcagcggttaagcatctgcctttttggctcagggcctgatcctgggatcttgggatcaagtcccacatcaggcttcccgcaggagtctacttctccctctgcctctcttgttctgtctctcatgaataaataaataaaatcttaaaaaaaaaaaaaaaaggagagtaaaGGTGGAGATAGTACTGTCACAATTAGGCAGGAAGTACTAAGAACTTGTTCTGGGCTGAGGAAAAGAACAAGTGACTTATGAGCTATACCCTCAGATGCTTATTCCTCATAATCTGAGAAGGCACTTGACTACAACTAACTGAACTATCGATACATAAAACTAAAGTTTAGCCAACACTGTATTAAGTACTTTGTATATATTAACTTATTCATTCCTAAAGCCACAACCATATTGCTCTTACAATTCTGTTTTTCAGATAAGAAACTGaggctaattctttttttttttaagattttatttatttattcatgagagacacacagagagagagagagacagcgacacaggcagagggagaagcaggctccatgcaggaagtccgacgtgggactcgatcccaggtcctcaggatcacacccggagcccaaggcagatgctcaaccgctgagccacccaggcgtcccactgagGCTAATTCTGATTTGTCCAAGGCTGAAGAGCTACAAAGGTGATATGACTAACACTCAAATCCATGTGAGCCTGCAAAGCCCACCTCTTAAATGGTATGC
It includes:
- the COMMD7 gene encoding COMM domain-containing protein 7 isoform X3 is translated as MGRLHCTQDPVPEAVGGDMQQLNQLGAQQFSALTEVLFHFLTEPKEVERFLAQLSEFATTNQISLAPLRSIVKSLLLVPNGALKKSLTADQVRADFITLGLSEEKATYFSEKWKQNAPTLARWAIGQTLMINQLIDMEWKFGVTSGSSELEKVGSIFLQLKLVVKKGNQTENLYIELTLPQFYSFLHEMERVKTSMECLS